The Oncorhynchus tshawytscha isolate Ot180627B linkage group LG08, Otsh_v2.0, whole genome shotgun sequence genome window below encodes:
- the LOC112256468 gene encoding 5-hydroxytryptamine receptor 1D-like has protein sequence MDQDNSSVDPFFTNTTESSEPTEAQWDKATLLGLQIILSAILAIVTLATVLSNAFVIATIFLTRKLHTPANFLIGSLAVTDLLVSILVMPISILYTVSKTWALGQIVCDIWLSSDITFCTASILHLCVIALDRYWAITDALEYSKRRTMRRAGLMITVVWVISISISMPPLFWRQAKANEEVMECIVNTDQISYTLYSTFGAFYVPTVLLMILYGRIYVAARSRIFKTPVSCGKRFTTAQLIQTSAGSSICSINSASNQEGHLHPGGGGNTGGVAVNGGGGSSGGSPLFNNCVTVKLADSVLERKRLCTAREKKATKTLGIILGAFIVCWLPFFVVTLVLAICKECWFHPVLFDVFTWLGYLNSLINPVIYTAFNDEFKQAFHKLIKFKRCC, from the coding sequence ATGGATCAGGATAATAGCTCCGTTGATCCGTTCTTCACCAACACCACGGAGAGCTCTGAACCCACAGAGGCACAATGGGACAAAGCCACTCTCCTGGGGCTCCAGATCATCCTGTCAGCCATCTTGGCAATCGTCACCCTGGCCACCGTGCTGTCCAATGCCTTTGTCATCGCCACCATATTCCTGACTCGGAAGCTACACACGCCAGCCAACTTTCTGATTGGCTCGCTGGCTGTGACAGACCTGCTGGTGTCCATCCTGGTCATGCCTATCAGCATCTTGTACACAGTGAGTAAGACCTGGGCCCTGGGGCAGATTGTCTGCGACATCTGGCTGTCATCGGACATCACCTTCTGCACTGCCTCCATCCTGCACCTGTGCGTCATCGCACTGGACCGCTACTGGGCCATCACTGACGCCCTGGAGTACTCCAAGCGCCGGACAATGCGTCGAGCGGGCCTGATGATAACGGTGGTATGGGtgatctccatctccatctccatgccGCCGCTCTTCTGGAGGCAGGCCAAGGCCAACGAGGAGGTGATGGAGTGCATAGTGAACACGGATCAGATCTCCTACACGCTCTACTCCACCTTCGGGGCGTTCTATGTTCCCACTGTGTTGCTGATGATCCTCTACGGCCGGATCTACGTGGCAGCCCGCTCACGCATCTTTAAGACACCAGTATCGTGCGGCAAGCGTTTCACCACGGCTCAGCTCATCCAGACGTCGGCCGGCTCCTCCATTTGCTCCATCAACTCCGCCTCCAACCAAGAGGGCCACCTGCACCCCGGAGGGGGAGGCAACACGGGAGGAGTGGCAGTAAACGGAGGTGGAGGAAGTAGTGGTGGGTCGCCTCTCTTCAATAACTGCGTGACGGTGAAGCTGGCTGACAGTGTGCTGGAGAGGAAACGTCTGTGCACCGCCCGGGAGAAGAAGGCCACCAAGACGCTAGGCATCATCCTGGGAGCCTTCATTGTGTGTTGGCTACCCTTTTTCGTGGTCACCCTGGTACTGGCCATCTGCAAAGAATGCTGGTTCCACCCAGTGCTCTTCGACGTGTTCACCTGGCTTGGCTACCTAAACTCGCTCATCAATCCTGTTATCTACACTGCCTTCAATGACGAGTTCAAACAGGCCTTCCACAAACTCATCAAGTTCAAGAGATGCTGCTAA